One stretch of Indicator indicator isolate 239-I01 chromosome 36, UM_Iind_1.1, whole genome shotgun sequence DNA includes these proteins:
- the PEX11G gene encoding peroxisomal membrane protein 11C isoform X2, which produces MAASAFSGLVAALETHRGRDRAVRALCYGCQLAGGALATPQASPSGLSRSLLAVSAQLSACRTVLRLFDDFAMLSYSCDYGLGPKDEDCLVRGLSVLCNLANQLYYPCEHIAWAADAGIVHVGSQKWWTLSTALWASSLLLGILRSLRVLFQLRRKLRQHSSASSPWSQKEVKAQVKAEVLSILTATADLSNAIHWLPPGFLWAGRFPPWLVGLLGTISSLIGIYQASGGGTSEAV; this is translated from the exons ATGGCGGCGAGTGCCTTCAGCGGCCTAGTGGCCGCGCTGGAGACGCACCGTGGCCGCGACCGGGCG GTCCGTGCGCTCTGCTATGGCTGTCAGCTGGCGGGCGGGGCGCTGGCCACGCCGCAGGCCTCGCCATCCGGGCTGTCCCGGAGCCTCCTGGCCGTGTCGGCCCAGCTGAGTGCCTGCCGTACGGTCCTGCGCCTCTTCGACGACTTCGCCATGCTCAGCTACAGCTGTGACTACGGGCTGGGACCCAAG GACGAGGACTGCCTGGTGCGGGGGCTGTCGGTGCTCTGCAACCTGGCTAACCAGCTCTACTACCCCTGTGAGCACATCGCCTGGGCAGCTGACGCTGGCATCGTCCACGTCGGCTCTCAGAAGTGGTGGACTCTGAGCACGGCACTTTgggcctcctccctgctcctgggcatcctgcg ATCCCTGAGGGTCTTGTTCCAGTTAAGAAGAAAGCTGAGGCAGCACAG CAGTGCATCTTCACCCTGGAGTCAAAAGGAAGTGAAAGCCCAggtgaaggctgaggttctgagcatcctcacagccacagcagatcTCTCCAATGCAATCCACTGGCTGCCTCCAGGATTTCTTTGGGCTGGACGTTTCCCTCCCTGGTTAGTTGGTCTCCTGGGAACCATCTCTTCCCTGATTGGCATCTACCAAGCATctggaggaggaacttctgaaGCTGTATAA
- the PEX11G gene encoding peroxisomal membrane protein 11C isoform X1, protein MAASAFSGLVAALETHRGRDRAVRALCYGCQLAGGALATPQASPSGLSRSLLAVSAQLSACRTVLRLFDDFAMLSYSCDYGLGPKDEDCLVRGLSVLCNLANQLYYPCEHIAWAADAGIVHVGSQKWWTLSTALWASSLLLGILRSLRVLFQLRRKLRQHRCSASSPWSQKEVKAQVKAEVLSILTATADLSNAIHWLPPGFLWAGRFPPWLVGLLGTISSLIGIYQASGGGTSEAV, encoded by the exons ATGGCGGCGAGTGCCTTCAGCGGCCTAGTGGCCGCGCTGGAGACGCACCGTGGCCGCGACCGGGCG GTCCGTGCGCTCTGCTATGGCTGTCAGCTGGCGGGCGGGGCGCTGGCCACGCCGCAGGCCTCGCCATCCGGGCTGTCCCGGAGCCTCCTGGCCGTGTCGGCCCAGCTGAGTGCCTGCCGTACGGTCCTGCGCCTCTTCGACGACTTCGCCATGCTCAGCTACAGCTGTGACTACGGGCTGGGACCCAAG GACGAGGACTGCCTGGTGCGGGGGCTGTCGGTGCTCTGCAACCTGGCTAACCAGCTCTACTACCCCTGTGAGCACATCGCCTGGGCAGCTGACGCTGGCATCGTCCACGTCGGCTCTCAGAAGTGGTGGACTCTGAGCACGGCACTTTgggcctcctccctgctcctgggcatcctgcg ATCCCTGAGGGTCTTGTTCCAGTTAAGAAGAAAGCTGAGGCAGCACAGGTG CAGTGCATCTTCACCCTGGAGTCAAAAGGAAGTGAAAGCCCAggtgaaggctgaggttctgagcatcctcacagccacagcagatcTCTCCAATGCAATCCACTGGCTGCCTCCAGGATTTCTTTGGGCTGGACGTTTCCCTCCCTGGTTAGTTGGTCTCCTGGGAACCATCTCTTCCCTGATTGGCATCTACCAAGCATctggaggaggaacttctgaaGCTGTATAA